A stretch of the Streptococcus suis genome encodes the following:
- a CDS encoding LPXTG cell wall anchor domain-containing protein, giving the protein MLNFFDNSGYLSIDYVVDSKEFGQSSLPTTGEKETNFMNFIGLTVLATSFAFATLLVSDVEKELIDY; this is encoded by the coding sequence ATGCTAAACTTTTTCGATAATAGTGGATATTTATCTATCGATTATGTGGTTGATTCAAAAGAATTCGGGCAAAGTAGCCTTCCTACAACTGGTGAGAAAGAAACAAATTTCATGAATTTCATTGGATTAACGGTATTAGCGACAAGCTTTGCTTTTGCTACTCTGCTCGTCAGCGACGTGGAGAAAGAGTTGATTGATTATTGA
- a CDS encoding type II toxin-antitoxin system RelE/ParE family toxin, translating to MEKYRVIISPKLIEQIKSIRDYVANVKLSPETAERLVTAIFDEIESLELFPERGFDADEKIGVKIDKNGRSSRGITIQNGKYIVIYTVNQEEHLVEVAFLFSSKTDYAKLFR from the coding sequence ATGGAGAAATATAGAGTCATTATTTCGCCAAAGCTTATTGAGCAAATCAAAAGTATTAGGGATTATGTTGCTAATGTGAAACTGAGTCCAGAAACTGCAGAGCGTTTAGTAACGGCAATTTTTGATGAAATAGAGAGCCTAGAACTCTTTCCAGAGCGTGGATTCGATGCTGATGAAAAAATTGGAGTTAAGATTGATAAGAATGGCCGTAGTAGCCGAGGAATAACCATTCAAAATGGAAAATATATTGTCATCTATACTGTAAACCAGGAAGAGCATTTAGTTGAAGTTGCTTTCCTATTCTCATCAAAGACTGATTATGCTAAACTTTTTCGATAA
- a CDS encoding toxin-antitoxin system antitoxin subunit, whose translation MPTVIRDKQINFKVNSEYFELAKVVFQENGLDITSAFNEFVQEVAISKTLPFKTVEEKEREKLIARLQEEVSTSYEALKADKGLSVEEARKAVLG comes from the coding sequence GATAAACAAATCAACTTCAAAGTAAATTCAGAATACTTTGAATTAGCGAAAGTGGTCTTTCAGGAAAACGGACTGGATATTACATCAGCATTCAATGAATTTGTACAAGAGGTCGCAATTTCCAAAACACTGCCTTTTAAGACAGTAGAGGAAAAGGAGAGAGAGAAGTTAATTGCTCGACTTCAAGAAGAAGTTTCCACTAGCTATGAAGCGCTAAAAGCAGATAAAGGGTTGTCGGTTGAGGAAGCGAGAAAGGCAGTACTAGGATAA